A genomic segment from Nicotiana sylvestris chromosome 1, ASM39365v2, whole genome shotgun sequence encodes:
- the LOC138889649 gene encoding uncharacterized protein, protein MDPLKYIFQKLMPTGKLAKWKILLSEFDIIYVTQKAIKGQALANKLTENPVDGEYEPLKIYFPDEEVSFIGEDIAKSYNCWRMFFDVAENFKGVGVGAVLVSETNQHYPVREEWVTKNSKILPYMHHVQELRNRSTKTEFQHVPRVQNEFADALATLSSMMQHPEKNFIDPIPVKIHDQPAYCAHVEEEVDGKPWFHDIKEYLAKGEYLELTNATQKCMLCGLSNNFFHSGGILYRRTPDLGLLRCVDANEASRLLEEIHAETCDPHMNGFVLAKKILRVGYFWMTMETDCIQYVRKCHHCQIHANMIKVPPNKLNATSSSWSFAA, encoded by the exons atggatcccttgaagtacatctttcagaagctcatgcccactggcaagctggccaagtggaaaatcttgttgagtgaatttgacattatctacgtgactcaaaaagcgatcaaaggacaagcactagcaAATAAACTTACGGAAAATcctgtggatggagaatacgaacccttgaaaatatattttcctgatgaagaggtatcattcataggagaagatattgcaaaaTCCTATAActgttggagaatgtttttcgatgtaGCAGAAAATTTTAAAGGGGTTGGcgtaggagcggtcctagtatcagaaactaatcagcattatccg gtccgagaagaatgggtgaccaagaactccaagatactcccttatatGCATCATGTACAAGAGTTGAGAAATAGGtccacaaagacagaattccagcatgttcccagggtccagaatgaattcgccgaTGCACTGGCTACCTTATCATCCATGATGCAACATCCAgaaaagaatttcattgatcccattccggtaaagatccatgatcagccagcttactgtgctcatgtcgaagaagaagtagacggaaagccttggtttcatgatatcaaggaatacttggcaaaaggagaatacctagaACTCACAAACGCTACTCAGAAGTGCATGCTTTGtgggttatccaacaatttctttcacagcggaggaattctgtatagaaggactcctgatttgggattactaaggtgtgtcgatgcaaatgAAGCATCtaggctattagaggaaattcatgcagagACCTGcgatccacatatgaatggctttgttttagcaaagaaaatacttcgagttggttacttttggatgactatggaaacagactgcatccaataTGTTCGAAAGTGCCAccactgccagatacatgcaaacatgataaaggtgcctccgaataagct